CACAACGGCAATGCGGTATCCCTCAATCTTAAATAGTGCCGGAAGAAAGCGATGCATGCCGTGGTAAAGTTTAATTTTTTCCAGGCAGCTTCGTCGATAGAGCTTAAGAGAGCAGCCTGTATCAGGGATTTCATCGCGACAAAATCGGCTTCTAATAAAGTTTGCGATTCGGGAAATGATTTTTTTAGAAAGAGGGTCGCGTCGATTGACGCGGTGGCCTGTGACAAGATCCGCGTGTTGAGCGGCGGCAATTAGCTTTGGAATATCCCTTGGGTCATTTTGTCGATCTCCATCCAAAGTAATCACAAAATCCCCTAATGCTGCTTTGAATCCGGCATCAAAAGCACTGGATTGCCCATAATTTTTTTCAAAAGCCAGAATGCGCAGATGCGGGTGGCTTTTCTGCAAATCTTTCAAATGGGCCAGGGTGTTATCCGTAGAGCCATCATCGACACAGATGAGTTCCCATGGGCTTTGTTGCGCTTCCATCACAGGATTAAGCTCTGCTACTAATTCTTGAATGTTTTCCTCTTCGTTTTTCAAAGGAATGACAATAGAGTAGGTTGGTTTCA
The genomic region above belongs to Chlamydiales bacterium STE3 and contains:
- a CDS encoding Undecaprenyl-phosphate 4-deoxy-4-formamido-L-arabinose transferase (Product derived from UniProtKB/Trembl:F8KWF9;Gene name derived from UniProtKB/Trembl:F8KWF9;EC number derived from UniProtKB/Trembl:F8KWF9) translates to MAERKNENFMKPTYSIVIPLKNEEENIQELVAELNPVMEAQQSPWELICVDDGSTDNTLAHLKDLQKSHPHLRILAFEKNYGQSSAFDAGFKAALGDFVITLDGDRQNDPRDIPKLIAAAQHADLVTGHRVNRRDPLSKKIISRIANFIRSRFCRDEIPDTGCSLKLYRRSCLEKIKLYHGMHRFLPALFKIEGYRIAVVPVNHRERVKGVTKYNFFNRSFNTIADMLAVRWMGNRHLNYRIKEEV